From the genome of Triticum aestivum cultivar Chinese Spring chromosome 1A, IWGSC CS RefSeq v2.1, whole genome shotgun sequence:
CCTGTAAGTGTCATATGCGTACAGGGGCAAAACTGGCCAGAAAATGTCCCGTAGCCAGTCAAACGCCTTTGACCACACGGAAATGGTACGGAAGGGTATATGTATAAGAAGCTTTGACGGAAGAGGGGCATTTTTGATCATACTCAAAATTTAGGGGTAAATGCCAGGTGTGGGTTAaagttagggggagaaatggaattgtcccttacaagaaagtgagtgggagctctgtagcatttctaatattatatgtggatgacatattgttgattagaaatgatgtagaatttctggatagcataaaaggatacttgaataagagtttttcaataaaagacctcggtgaagctacttatattttgtgcatcaagatctatagagatagattgagacgcttaataggactttcaaaagcacataccttgacaagattttgaagaagttcaaaatgaattggtcaaagaaagggttcttgtctgtgttgcaaggtgtgaagttgagtaagactcaaagcccgaccacggcagaagatagagagagaatgaaagtcattcactatgcctcagccataggttctaataaagtatgccatgctgtgtaccagacatattgtgtgccttaccaagagtttggcaaggggggggggtacaatagtgatccaggagtagatcagtGAACAGCAATCGAAATTATCCTTAGTtatctaagaggactaaggaaatgtttctcggttatggaggtgataaagagttacgtcgatgcaagatttgacactgatctagatgactctaagtctcaatctagatacgtattgaatgttcgagcaattagctagagtagctccatgcagagcattgtagccatagaaatttgcaaaatacatacatatttgaatgtggcagacccgttgactaaaacttctctcacaagtaaaacatgatcacaccttagtactctttgggtgttaatcacatagagatgtgaactagattattgactctagtaaaccctttgagtgttggtcacatggagatgtgaactatgggtgttaatcacataaagatgtgaactattgatgttaaatcacatggcgatgtgaactagattattgactctagtgtaagtgggagactgaacgaaatatgctctagaggcaataataaagttgttattttatatttccttatatcatgataaatttttattattcatgctagaattgtattaaccagaaacttgatacatgtgtggatacattgacaaaacaccgtgtccctagtaagcctctactagactagcttgttaatcaaagatggttaggtttcctaaccatagacatgtgttgtcatttcatgaacgggatcacatcattagggaatgatgtgatggacaagacccatccgttagcttagcatgttgatcgttcagttttattgctattgctttcttcatgtcaaatacatattccttcaactatgagattacgcaactcccggataccggaggaataccttgtgtgctatcaaacatcacaacataactgggtgattataaatcttctccacaggtatcttcgaaggtgtttgttgggttggtatagattgagattaggatttgtcactccgagtatcagagaggtatctctgggccctctcggtaatgcacatcataataagccttgcaagcaatgtggctaatgagttagttgcgggatgatgtattacagaacgagtaaagagactttccggtaatgagattgaactaggtatgaagataccgacgatcgaatctcgggcaagtaacataccgatgacaaagggaataacgtatgctgtcattacggtatgaccgataaagatcttcatagaatatgtgggaaccaatatgagcgtccaggttccactgttggttattgaccagagaggtgtctcggtcatgtctacatagttctcgatctttgtacaatatgtgggaaccaatatgagcatccagggtcctcacgcttaacattcgatgacgattttgtattatatgagttttgtgatttgTTGACCGATGTTGCTCGGAATCCcgaataagatcacggacatgacgaggagtctcgaaatggtcgagaggtaaagattcatatataggacgatagtattcggacaccggaagtgttctgggggtatcgggtacgtatcgggtcatcggaaggggttctgggcaacccccgacaagctatatgggcctaatgggccaagagttggacAGAGCTGGTGCGCCTTCTATAGgctgaataggaggagaaggaaaggaagggaagggagaaggaaaggggaggattcggcctccccctttccttcccctccccctctcttGCCTTCGACCTTCGATGGATATGGAAGGGGGAGaccgacttggaggaggcgcccaagtaggagtcctacttggggcgccccttgtagcccctctccctctcccacttatatatatgtggggggcaccgctagaacacacaacattgattcctagccgtgtgcgatgccccctccatagtttacgcctctggtcatattgtcgtagtgcttaggtgatgCCCTGCAcgtatcacttcaccatcaccgtcaccatgccgtcgtgctgacgaaactctccctcaacactttgctgaatcaagagtttgagggacgtcatcgagctgaacgtgtgtataactcggaggtgtcgtacgttcggtacttgattggttgaatcgagaaggcgttcgactacatcaaccgcgttaaactaacgcttccgctttcggtctatgagggtacgtggacacactctccccctctcgttgctatgcatctcctagatagatcttgcgtgatcataggaattttctttgaattgcatgctatgttcccctacacttgagcattgggtgtagttaatatgtgagtgtgtttcatgaatggatcaatgcttgagcatgatgggctagggatagcttattttagcgttaatattttaaaagacatggttgcttgttgatatgcttgagtatttaagttatcatgtcaaaactagactattgctttgaacaatataaaagtccaaatgtccatgctataaagaaaagaatatgatatgagaTGTTCggcagcattccatatcaaaaattctgtttttatcatttacctactcaaggacgagcaggaattaagcttggggatgctgatacgcctccaacgtatctgtatttttttattgttccatgttgttatattatcaatcttagatgttttataattattttatagtcattttatattattttttggtactaacatattgacatagtgccaagtgtcagttgctgttttttgcatgttttttacatcggagataatcaataccaaatggagtccaaatgcagcgaaactttttgtgaaatttttatggaccagaagacatccaatgggccggagaagcacctggggggtgccccgaggggggcacaacccaccaggacgcgcagAGTCTAGAAACCCTGGGgagagttgacgaaaatcaattccaaccgctgcaaagtccagaaccaccagatccaatctagacaccgtcacggaagggttcaccactttctttggtgcctctctgatgatgcgtgagtagctctttgtagaccttcgggtccgtagttagtagctagatggcttcctctctctcgtttgattctcaatacaatgatctcatggagatccatatgatgtaactcttttgcggtgtgtttgttgggatccgatgaactatgagtttattatcagatctatctctttttatccataaaagttatttgagtttctttgatatcttatatgcatgatttcttatagcctcgtatttcttcttcgatatttgggttttgtttggccaacttgatctatttatcttgcaatgtgaagaggtgctttgtagtgggttcgatcttacggtgcttgatcccagtgacagaaggggaaccgacacgtatctatcgttgctactaaggataaaacgacgggatctatttctacataaatagatcttgtctacaccatgtcatctacttattacattactccgtttctccatgaagttaatacactagatgcatgctggatagcaatcgatgtgtggagtattagtagtagatgtaggcaggaatcggtctactaatcttggacgtgatgcctatataatgatcattgcctagatattgtcatgattatttgaagttctatcaattgccccatagtaatttgttcacccatcgtttgctatttatctcgagagaagccactagtgaaacctacgcccccgggtctctttctcttattatttgcctttgtgatctattttcctttgcttttatttttcagatctactaaaccaaaaatacaaaaataccttaatgcaacttattcttatttattttatttggtgttcgatctatcaatctactacaatttattcatgtCCGTTTTGCCTATCTTGGGTGCCATAcctgaaaggattgacaaccccttctacacgtcgggttgcgagtatttgttatttgtgtgcaggtgctttttacgtgttgttgcttggtactcctactggttcgataaacttggtttcatatctgaagaAAATACCTATCGcccctgtgctgcatcatcccttcctctttagggaaatactgACATAGCTTCAAGCTGCTATCAGCATGGCACGGGCaatattgtggcaagtctcgtgatgcaaaaCTTGTGCTAGAGTCTGttgcatccgaggatttatggatttggcgtTGCTTCTTTGGTTTGCCGGTACTCTcaatgacatcaatgtgttgcATCGGTCTTATTTGTTTGTTagacttgctagtggtgatgctcctacttgcaactaCACCGTGAATGGGCATCAGTAGACAAAGGGCTACTATCTTGATGATGGTATTTACCTTTCTTGGTCTATATTTGTCAAGACCATCGGAAAACCCAAAAGTAGGGAGCAAGCTGAATTTGCAAAGATTTTGAAAGAGCCTTTGGGGTTTTGCAAGTTAGGTTTGCCATTGTTCatggtcctgctcgtttttgggacAGACGAACCCTAAACAACATCATGACATgttcacaacatgatcatcgaagaCGAGAGGGACATGGAGTTCTTCTACGACAATGTCGATAGCCGTGTGAAGCCATCTAGAGACCTTGACCGCATACAAGCATTCCTTCAGATATACCGGGAAATTGAAGACTCAAACACCCACCACCAGCTTCAGCatgatctcattgagcaccattggcaaaggccTGGGCAATAATAAAACCTGCCATTTTTACATTCATTTAATTAATTCATGTGTGATTCGTATCATTGTTGTATTTGGAATAATTCTTATATTGAATTATAAGTTTAATTCTTATATTTGAATAATTATTGTAATTTGATAATTATTGTATTGTAATATTTAGATTCTAATTTATATCTATTTCATATTTCTATGTAATATGACACATATGTGTCAAATTGGGGAAAAACCACATGTTTTGAGGGCTGGCACGGGATGCAGCGGAACAGACTCCGCAAGGCCGAACGTAGAATATTCTGTTTTACCGTTCGGCCTTGCAGGATCTTCTTCGCCGTAGCCCGCGCCAGCCCTCAAAACATGTTTTTCACGACCCTTATACTCACTTTAAAGGCCCGCGCGATAAGGGctatgctagagatgctcttagctaTCTTCGCTCGCTGCCTTCGATCTTCCACATTCGGTAGTTGAGTTCGGTCGGTTTGGTCTGTGTCTTTTtacctttttttctttgttttttttcaatttttcatgGATTTTCTTTGAGtctcgattttttttgttttctctgcggtcttcttgatttttttctttgtttcttctttATACTTCAGCTTTTTTGTTTGTTTATTCAGTTATGTGTCTTAtttatatcatgaagatcataatAAAAGCCATGTAAACACACTTGACAAATTTGTAAAGGCACCAGAATGCTAGACTTTGCACAAAGAAACACTAGCCAAGAAAGAAATTATAGTCAAGACCGAAGAATCATCTAAGCTTGACATCAATGCCCATCACCTGCCTCTAACACCACCACAATGGCCACTAAAAGAAAAAAATGATGGATTCACCTCCTCACCTGAGCTCGAAGCGGCTTCATCGCTGATGTGCAGTTTTACGGACCTCCAAGTTAACTCACTAAAGGAAAAACCATAACCATTGAGCGAACTAGACCAGAGCAACACCCCGAACAAGCCATCGAACTCCGGATCTGGCAACCCTGCACGACCAAGACGTCGGAGGAGAAAACCATACCTACTATCCATGAACCAAACACACGATCCTCCATCTTCAAGATGTCGTCAATGCAGACCATATTCTGCATTCGCTCCTGGACTATTTTCCAAGCTTTGCGACGGCGCTGGAGCGagcatgtttttttctttttactAAACACATGTCTAgtctttttcatacacattgtacattttatgTATACATATAAAATATTGctttatacacatttaatatttcaaatacatgttaaacatttttacaaaacttgtttcgattttttttcaaatatgtgcTAAAAAGTTAAATACATGTCAAACAATTTCTGAATGATAAATAACATTTTCATTGAACTATGCAAACATTTTTGTATATTGTACAAGCATTTTTTAAACTTGGGAAGATTTTTTAAAATATAATGTAACATTTTTAATGtatgaaacattttttgaattagacAAACAATTTTTTACATTTCCTAAACATGTTGTTAAATGTTGCGTACATTTTTGGAAAAATGAGTGAAAATTTGTAATTGTGACAAACACTTTTCatacacatgattaacattttctacTTCACATTACATATTTTCGTGTACATCGGAAATACTTTCTATACATGCTTACCATTTTCTAAATGCAAGATTAACATTTATTCAAAATGTTATGTAAAGTGTTTCTGCAATATATTTATTTAAAATATGTCAAAATATaaaccaaaaaataaaaagaaaaaaacaaagaaaaaaacatTATGTCAGCATGACGTGACACGTGGTTACTGGCCTTCGCCGCGGGCTACAAATATCCGTGCCCCACTTCAATCCCTCAACAAAATGCAACTCTATCCCCAACATGGTGTCAGCGTGACACGACACGTGGTTACTGGCCTTCGCCGCGGGCTACACATATCCGTGCCCCACTTCAATCCCTCAACAAAATGCAACTCTATCCCCAACATGATGTCAACGTGACGCGACACGTGGTTACTGGCCTTCGCCATGGGCTACACATATCCGCGCCCCCACTTCAATCCCTCGACGAAATGCAACTCTATCCCCGTCCCGTGAGATGCGATGCAGCAGTAGGTCAGGCTGTACATGATAGAGTGGTCGGCAATGACCATAAGCTGGCAACAGTATGCGAGGGTCATCTTCTAGGCCTGACCTAGCTGAAAAGACTGGTAGCCATGTTCTGCTAGTCTGTATCCTCTGTGTCCAGCGGCATCAACCTAGggccctgtttggatcatggggttagagctagtttgggttagttggaggTTTAAATAactcaaaagtatccaaacaggaaAGGTTAGAGTGAGTTAGTTCCATCTAACCCAACTATCTCGGTGGAGAGGTGCTTATTTGAGTTAAagtgggttagaaaataactctaactctaactgtgttagagtatccaaacaaggcCCTAGGGTGTTTATGCAAAATATTTTTCTACTTGGGTGTCCCTGGTGAGACCCGTATTGACGTGGCAATGGTCAACACGACACGCAAGCATGTCAAACATTCTTTAGGCTGTTTAAGACCAGAGATGATCCACTAACAAACTTATGAGACCCAAATTTACAGTTTTGAAGTTTTGAGACTAGCTTAACACACCTCAAATAGTTTTAGGACCTTTGGTGCATTTTACTCTTTCGTGAAAACTAGAAGGGTTGGGCGCGCTTTGCTGCGTCATTGGTGTTGCGGGTTTCTTAAAAAAGTCACTCTGTTACAAAATATAATGTGTATTATTTTTTGAAAGTCAAACATTTTAAATTTGATCAAATTTGTAaagaaatatatcaaaatccataatatcaaattggtacttttagattcattatgaaatgaattttcatacttattttgtttaatattgtggatgtcgatatttCTGCTGTGAACatggtcaaagttaaagaaatttgactcTCCAAAAAAACTAATACCCCTTATATTCTCAAACTTGTGGAATATTTAGTTTGGTAGGTCCGGGAGATGATAGAGTGTGTTTCATTTTTATTTATAATGCAGTGATTTGGTGGGTCTTTCGTGATGTGATACTGTGTTATGCGCTAGCCAACCTATATTTATGTAGGGAAATATTTGTGTTGGTGGTTCTACTTACTATATTGGTGCAACAGTATCATATGGTGACACTTCTTTTTTTAGGTGGTGGTAGAGTGCGCAAGATTGATGTTTTATAGGCCGGTTGctgctgattgatttgaaaaatcgttgGTCCGGTTAAAATCATAaaccaaatccaaaattgaatacctcaattaaATGAAAGAGCTTTAAAATTAGGGAATATAGTGAATTAAAGTAAATGAATGGGAGGTCTTGATAAATTGTTAACCCGGTAAAAATCGGATGACCCAATTCTAAATTGAAAACCTCAATTAATTGTTAGGCCTTAAAATTTGGAAGCACGGTGTATAGTATAAAAACAATTGAATAAgagagctttgagaaattgttggCCTGATCAAAATCGGGTGATCTAATTTTAATTGAAGACCTCAATTGAATGTGGGCTTTTTAAAACAAGGAGGCTTAGGTTATAGTAGAGGAGGATATGGAGCCatggaggaggatgatgatgaatGTACAGGCTATACTACCACCAAGTACTAGAAGTGGGCCGGTTCATGGTAAGAAAATAGAGCGTTGGACTTTGATGAAAATTGGGGGAAATGGAAAGTTTCCAAAGAGCGAGATCTGTGAGTTGTATTCGAGAAACATGGTCCTGCTCCTGCTCCCAGACGGAACAAAACCGGCCCATCAAGGCACAACTCACTAGAACCGTCCCGATCGACCATGGACGCCAACAGCGACAAACATTTACCTCAAAACCTTTCCATTCTGTGCAGCAGCCACCCCCCGTGACGGGAATCCAGCCAGTGGAACCCCATTGGCCGCGCCACTGCCAGGTCGGCGCCATCTGGCATCGGCCCGCCTCCCCCTATCACCTTATCGTCCCCGCTAACATAAATGGCGCCGCTCCTTCGCTTTCCCAAGCCTTTCCAAGAGAAGCTCACTGCCATCCGCACTATCTGATACACTCATTCATCGCTGCGTTGCTCGCCGGCTCAGATGGCTCTTCAGGCGGCCACTTCCTTCCTCCCGTCGGCCCTCTCCGCGCGCAAGGAGGTACCCTTAATTTCCTCACCTTCTCCGGCGAGTTCACGTCCGGTGCCAATCTTTGGTGCTGATTTCGTGGCTGTGTGGTCCGTGTGCAGGGAGCGGCCAAGGACTCGGCCTTCTTCGGCGTTCGTCTCGCCGATGGCCTCAAATTCGACACCACCTCCCTGGGCCTGCGCACCAAGGTGAGCTCAAATCTTTGCATTCGGGTCGATGCATGTGTGCACTCTGCCTAGCAAGTCGCTGCTTGTTGTTGCGTGGTATTATTTGGGGAATTGCAGCTGGTAACATAGTCGAGTGATGGAGTGCCGGATTTGTGATTAGTTAGCTGGGTGCTTGGGCTAGACTGTGGACCGTGCTCTGTTAGTCGCTGCTCGTTCTGACCGACATGCGCGTCACGAACCTACGCAGAGGGTGAACACGTCGTCAGTTGCCATCCGCGCGCAGGCCGCGGCGGTGTCCGCGCCGACCGCGACCCCGGCGTCGCCGTCCGGCAAGAAGACCGTCCGCACGGGCAACGCGGTCATCACGGGCGCGTCGTCGGGCCTCGGCCTCGCCACGGCCAAGGCCCTGGCGGAGTCAGGCAAGTGGCACGTCATCATGGCGTGCCGCGACTACCTCAAGACCGCGCGCGCGGCCAGGGCGGCCGGCATGCCCAAGGGCAGCTACACCATCGTGCACCTGGACCTGGCCTCCCTCGACAGCGTCCGCCAGTTCGTCAAGAACGTGCGCCAGCTCGACATGCCCATCGACGTCGTCGTCTGCAACGCCGCCGTGTACCAGCCCACCGCCAAGGAGCCTTCCTTCACCGCGGACGGCTTCGAGATGAGCGTCGGCGTCAACCACCTCGGCCACTTCCTCCTCGCCCGCGAGCTCCTCGAGGACCTCAAGGCCTCCGACTACCCCTCCAAGCGCCTCATCATCGTCGGCTCCATCACCGGTAATATGTACATGCGCGATCCTCTGTTTCTTTGTCGTCCTACTCGTCGTTGTTTCAGACTGTAACCTTCATTTCTGTGTGCAGGGAACACGAACACGCTCGCGGGGAACGTGCCGCCCAAGGCCAACCTCGGGGACCTGAGGGGCCTGGCGGCCGGGCTGAACGGCGTGGGCAGTGCTGCCATGATTGACGGCGCGGAGTTCGACGGCGCCAAGGCGTACAAGGACAGCAAGGTGTGCAATATGCTGACCATGCAGGAGTTCCACCGGCGGTACCACGAGGAGACCGGCGTGACCTTCGCGTCGCTCTACCCGGGGTGCATCGCCACCACGGGCCTCTTCCGTGAGCACGTCCCGTTGTTCCGCTTCCTCTTCCCGCCGTTCCAGAAGTACATCACCAAGGGGTACGTGtccgaggaggaggccggcaagAGGCTGGCGCAGGTCGTCAGCGAGCCCAGCCTCACCAAGTCCGGCGTCTACTGGAGCTGGAACAAGAACTCGGCGTCCTTCGAGAACCAGCTCTCCGAGGAGGCCAGCGACACCGAGAAGGCCAGGAAGGTCTGGGAGCTCAGCGAGAAGCTGGTCGGACTCGCATGATCACCAAATGGCCGGCCCTCCGGCGAGGTCGCAAACCCTGATCGATCGTCATCCGCACCAAGTGGCGAAATTTTGTGCTTCTTTCTCaagccaaaaaaaaagaaaaaataattgtAGGACACGTTTCGCACAAACTGCTAGATTAAGTACGTGGCGCGCCCGATTAAGTCCGAAGTGGTTACAGTTCGCAAGGAGTTTAAGCCTGTAAAACTAGTTCTTTTTCTTTGATTTGGTAATAGTGACAATAAAGTGTCTTGGGCGGCCAAATAGTGGAAGTACAGTTCGACTTTTTGAGTTTCATCCGGTAACTTCACCCAGTGAATTTTCTTTCAACGTTACAATGTGTTTGTGCGCGCGCGTGGGCTGTGTGTTTTAGTTGAATTTGGATCCTTTCAAGAGATTAGACGCGCTCTTTGGGAATGCTGCAGTATCATTACAAGCATGGGGCAGAGAACGACCGGAAACATCAAGTTGCTCATGACAGTGGCCACCTTCGTGATATGCAGATTCGACAAGGCACAGGAAGCCCGCATCCCCACGGATCAGGAGCTCTGGTTGTGTCGtactcttgagcttgcgttgctgGGCATGGCCTCGCTCGAGCGGACAATTGAGCGTGAGCGCTCAAGAATGAGATGGGTTAAGGAAGGAGATGCTAACACGAAGCTATTCCAAGCTTCCGCCAACGGCAGGAGAGTCAAGAACTTCATCCCGCtttccgcaaaaaaagaaaaaaagaaaaaaaaaagaacttcATCCCGCGAATCAAGGTGGGAGACGAGGTGCACACCGAGCAAGCCCGCATCGAGGCAGCTTTCTCCTCATCTTTTAAGGAACTTTGAGTTTCATTCGACCCACTATCAACGTTAcaatgtgtgtgcgcgcgcgtgtggaCTCTGTGTTTTAGTTGAAACGATTGCATTTTACTAGTGATTGAGGCCCGTCATTGTGGGCCTCTTGAAAGGAAGTTGAGCGCGTATTTTTTCTCTTAAATGAAACAAAAAATTCtcacttttcttttattttttctaaaaaaacttTCTCGCAACACTTTAACATCACATCCATCtcaaacagaaaaggaaaaacctAAAAAATCTCAAAAGCAAAAAAAAAGTCTCACTTCCATCTTCCAAAAATAATCTAAAAAAacttttctcaaaagaaaaaaaatcttaatttcatcttccaaaaaattaaaaagttTCTCGCCACGGCCAACCAGCATGCGCCATGTGGCCATGCTGGTTGGTCGCCCTTCTCCCGCACGTTAATGTGTTTAATTAGACAGCCTTCGAGGCCACTAACGTGCTAACGGATGCTCCAGCCAAGTTTTACAAAGCTTATTCAAGCAACTTTGCCTACTAAGTTATAGAGCGACTTTATTCGCCAAACATAGCACCCATCTAACTTTTAACTCAAAACCCTGTAGAAGTCCTTTCACCTCTTCAATAATGTGTCCATTTGTACAGCGATCTCAAGCACCCCTCCTTGCTCCCGTGGACACCTGTCTGAAAGTCAGAATCTAGGATGAGCTTCCGAGCTCCAATTTCTCTCGCAAGTTGAATAGCACGCCGGCACGCCATGAGTTTAGCAAGTTCCGGATCCGTGATGCAGGGAAAAAAGGGCATATTCTCCCTCTTGAAAAGCTCCATGATGGTCCCTAGAACCGCCCATCCACCGCCAAAATCAAGAGTCTTTGACATAGCACCCTCTGTGTTGGCCTTGACCCATCCTACCCCTGGAGGGCTCtataggtgtcaaaaccggcggatctcgggtagggggtcctgaactatgtatccgaggatcgatggtaacagggggaaacaaggacacgatgtttcccaggttcggaccctcttaatggaggcaataccctactttctgctagattgatcttgatgaatatgaggattacaagagttgatctacctcgagatcgatgtggctaaaccctagaagcctagcctatggtAACTGTGAttctgcctctacggactaaaccctccggtttatatatgcaccggaggggcctagggttgtacataatCATCTTGCAGAGGAAGGAAACATTACACCCGAACTTTAAACTTGCCATTCTACACATATAGGAGTCCTATCCGGATACAGGAGATAATCTTCCGTAGtgatcttcacggcccaccagtccggcccataacGAGTAATCCggccacccgaggaccccttaatccaggactccctcagtagcccatgaaccagtcttcgacgacgatgagtccggcgcacgtactatcttcggcatcgcaaggcgggttcctccttccgaacatATGAAGTTTATTTCCTGGATAAAGGAACCATGTCCGGCTCTGCATGATTAgtacaacccttagccacgaaggcaatGTGTCAAAACAAACACTGTGTCTTTACTGACAACTTTCCAGCGAAATGTCATGCTTGATCCTTTaatattttgaaccgttttcttgACTCTGGTTTCGCATTTCGAGGCATAGCctctattggcacatcttgtcgaagcagagatcgtgcccgctTATCGTGGGATCCTCATTAATAtgatttgggtaacccaaccgcaccttaCGCACGATTACGGTGGGAACATACGAGTTTTACAGCTCGA
Proteins encoded in this window:
- the LOC123047424 gene encoding protochlorophyllide reductase B, chloroplastic, producing the protein MALQAATSFLPSALSARKEGAAKDSAFFGVRLADGLKFDTTSLGLRTKRVNTSSVAIRAQAAAVSAPTATPASPSGKKTVRTGNAVITGASSGLGLATAKALAESGKWHVIMACRDYLKTARAARAAGMPKGSYTIVHLDLASLDSVRQFVKNVRQLDMPIDVVVCNAAVYQPTAKEPSFTADGFEMSVGVNHLGHFLLARELLEDLKASDYPSKRLIIVGSITGNTNTLAGNVPPKANLGDLRGLAAGLNGVGSAAMIDGAEFDGAKAYKDSKVCNMLTMQEFHRRYHEETGVTFASLYPGCIATTGLFREHVPLFRFLFPPFQKYITKGYVSEEEAGKRLAQVVSEPSLTKSGVYWSWNKNSASFENQLSEEASDTEKARKVWELSEKLVGLA